One window of the Candidatus Eremiobacteraceae bacterium genome contains the following:
- a CDS encoding O-methyltransferase: MSDAVRDAGHELANQLSTVLALADLERRRAERGGKETEAFATIADCVRKAASSAAVLSAGSRDLRYLRAVNGDPDPLLKELEDLCARDGIPLIDPDTARFVSVTVSAMLASSILELGTAYGYSALTMARAQPEAGRIWTIDPDTERTAIARSFFERAGVAGRIEIIEQPALDVLPKLAQRQYDIVFIDALKEEYLDYLRLTLPHLKRCGLVIVDNLLWHHRVAVPEADTDEESTKSIRRFNRAFLSHPDLNAAILPIGDGVGIGAKTR; encoded by the coding sequence ATGAGCGATGCCGTCCGCGATGCCGGACACGAGCTCGCCAATCAGCTGTCGACCGTGCTCGCGCTCGCAGATCTCGAGCGCAGGCGCGCGGAGCGGGGCGGCAAGGAGACCGAGGCGTTCGCGACGATCGCCGATTGCGTGCGAAAGGCGGCGTCGAGCGCCGCCGTCCTCTCGGCGGGGTCGCGCGATCTACGATACCTGCGCGCCGTGAACGGCGATCCGGACCCATTGCTCAAAGAGCTCGAAGATCTGTGCGCGCGCGACGGCATACCGCTCATCGATCCGGATACTGCCCGCTTTGTGTCGGTGACGGTGAGCGCGATGCTCGCGAGCAGCATCCTCGAGCTCGGCACCGCTTACGGATATTCAGCGCTGACCATGGCACGTGCGCAACCGGAGGCCGGCCGTATCTGGACGATCGACCCCGACACGGAGCGCACGGCGATCGCGCGGTCCTTCTTCGAGCGCGCCGGAGTCGCCGGCCGCATCGAGATCATCGAGCAGCCTGCGCTCGACGTGCTTCCGAAGCTCGCGCAGCGCCAGTACGACATCGTGTTCATCGACGCGCTCAAGGAGGAGTACCTCGACTACTTGCGACTGACCCTCCCGCACCTGAAGCGCTGCGGCCTCGTCATCGTCGACAACCTGCTCTGGCATCACCGCGTCGCCGTGCCGGAGGCGGACACCGATGAAGAGTCGACGAAGTCGATCCGCCGCTTCAATAGGGCGTTCTTGTCGCATCCCGATCTCAACGCCGCCATTTTGCCTATCGGCGACGGCGTCGGGATCGGCGCGAAAACGAGGTGA